CGCGCCGCCGCCTCTTCCCGCACGGGATAGCGCACCACGACGGCTTCCAGGCCTTCGCGGTCCACTTCTTCAAGGAAAAAGTGCACCAGCGGCTTGTAGGCGCTGCGGAACACCGCCGTCACGCCGGCGGCGGCCAGGCGTCGCTCGGCGGCGCGCCGCGCCGCTTCATCTTCGAACAGCCACGCCTGCACGCGGGACCCGCGATACTCGTCCTGCCCGAACTCTCGCACCCATTCGTCCAGCGTTCGTTCGATAACCCTGTCCAGCAATACGGTCATGGCTTATACCTTTCCAGTGGGGTCGAGACGGTCGCGCAGCCAGTCGCCCAGCAGGTTCAGTCCCAATACGGTCAGCATGATGGCAAGCCCGGGGAAGACGCTGACCCACCACGCGGTTTGCAGATAGGTCCTGCCGTCGGCCAGCATGCCGCCCCAGCTCGGGATGGTGGGATCCACACCCAGGCCCAGGAAGGTCAGGCTGCTTTCCAGCAGGATGTTGTTGGCCACATTCAGCGCCATCAGGATGATCAGCGGCCCCAGCAGATTCGGCACGATGTGATGACGGATCATCGCCAGGTCGCGCACCCCGAACGCGCGCGCGGCCTGGACGAACTCGCGCTCGCGCAGCGCCAGGACCTGGCCCCGCACCAGCCGGGCGTACTGGACCCACTGGGAGATGACCATGAAGAAGATCACGTTGAACAGCCCGCCGCCCAGAATGGAGATGAACGTGATGGCGACCAGGATGAAGGGCAGCGCCAGCTGCACGTCGGCGAAGCGCATCACGATCACGTCCCAGATGCCGCGGTAGTAGCCGGCGATCAAGCCCATGACGGTGCCCAGCAGCGCACCGAAGAACACCGACACGAAGCCTGCGGTCAGCGATATCTGGCCGCCGACGATCACCCGCGCGAGCACGTCGCGGCCCAGCGGGTCGGTGCCCAGGACGTGCGCCAGCGACTGAAAGGGCGGTGTCAGCCGCGCCGCCAGGTCCATGCCCTCTCCGCCGTCCGGAAACAGCCAGCCGGACAACAGCACGGCCAGGACCATCGCGGCCGTCAGCACCACTCCCATGATGAATTCCAGGGATCGGAAGCGGTTGCGCGAGCGGCGCTTGGCCGCCGGAGTGCTCAGCGTCGTGGACATGGGCTCACCGGATGCGGATG
The sequence above is a segment of the Bordetella genomosp. 9 genome. Coding sequences within it:
- a CDS encoding ABC transporter permease yields the protein MSTTLSTPAAKRRSRNRFRSLEFIMGVVLTAAMVLAVLLSGWLFPDGGEGMDLAARLTPPFQSLAHVLGTDPLGRDVLARVIVGGQISLTAGFVSVFFGALLGTVMGLIAGYYRGIWDVIVMRFADVQLALPFILVAITFISILGGGLFNVIFFMVISQWVQYARLVRGQVLALREREFVQAARAFGVRDLAMIRHHIVPNLLGPLIILMALNVANNILLESSLTFLGLGVDPTIPSWGGMLADGRTYLQTAWWVSVFPGLAIMLTVLGLNLLGDWLRDRLDPTGKV